One window of Oncorhynchus masou masou isolate Uvic2021 chromosome 28, UVic_Omas_1.1, whole genome shotgun sequence genomic DNA carries:
- the LOC135518109 gene encoding transcription factor 7-like 1-B isoform X3 gives MPQLDGGGGDDLGANDELISFKDEGEQEEKTAENVSSERDLDDVKSSLVNETENSSSSDSEQAVSHRRPQHHIPDWESYVRQREFVAEALRRQQHDSGLFKASLYAGYPLLMIPDLGNLTNLGHLGNLGNPYLSPGVLSPGSRTSNKVPVVQHSHLSPFSPLLSYSPDPFPPRTPPPHLSADTGLPPTPHPAELSPYYPLSPGGMEHMTHPLSWLQGQSMYSIPVGGFRPSYPAALALNSSMSSFVSSRFSPHMVPPPQTSVPHPAIVSTAIKQEPRDSNQHGRCAVSMGDREEEKKPHVKKPLNAFMLYMKEQRPKVVAECTLRESAAINQILGRRWHTLSREEQSKYYDMARKERQLHSQLYPGWSARDNYGKRKKRKRDGRPEAAPEGQMTHPQSAAPEEHFSAQLKKSCVSYGTQERPSVSHTHLTHTHLSQASPASSLDSPATPTTALASPAAPAPTHTEHTHSHSEHTHPEQVQPLSLTTKPPRLQSHRDTHGQAYTHIQSHTHSHVLTHTHLPLPPTPNTSSSPYSHPPFSLHMSSSSKHTPPLLSRPIPFASGLAPPTSIHQSTMSSHHAMLQSQPLSLVTRNNS, from the exons ATGCCGCAGTtggacggaggaggaggagatgattTGGGAGCCAACGATGAGTTGATCTCGTTTAAAGACGAGGGGGAGCAGGAGGAAAAGACCGCCGAGAATGTGTCCTCTGAGCGGGACCTGGACGATGTCAAGTCTTCACTGGTCAATGAGACGGAGAACAGCAGTTCGTCTGACTCCGAG cagGCAGTCAGTCATAGACGTCCCCAGCATCACATACCGGATTGGGAGAGTTATGTCAGGCAGAGAGAGTTCGTTGCAGAAG CTCTGAGGAGACAGCAACACGACAGTGGGTTGTTCAAGGCATCTCTGTACGCTGGCTATCCCTTACTGATGATCCCTGACCTGGGTAACCTAACCAACCTGGGCCACTTGGGGAACCTTGGTAACCCCTACCTTTCTCCTGGAGTCCTCTCACCCGGCTCCAGGACG tCCAATAAGGTACCAGTGGTGCAGCATAGTCACCTGTCCCCCTTTTCCCCACTCCTGTCCTACAGTCCAGACCCCTTCCCTCCACGGacaccccctcctcacctctcagcTGACACGG GtcttccccccaccccccacccagcAGAGCTCTCTCCttactaccctctctctcctggaggcATGGAACACATGACACACCCGCTGAGCTGGCT GCAGGGCCAGTCCATGTACAGTATTCCAGTGGGGGGGTTTAGACCATCCTACCCTGCAGCTCTCGCCCTAAACTCTTCCATGTCCAG CTTTGTGTCCAGTCGTTTCTCACCCCACATGGTCCCGCCTCCCCAGACGTCAGTCCCCCACCCTGCCATCGTTTCCACAGCGATCAAACAGGAACCGAGAGACAGCAACCAGCACGG GAGGTGTGCTGTGTCtatgggggacagagaggaggagaagaagccTCACGTGAAGAAGCCTCTGAATGCCTTTATGCTGTACATGAAGGAGCAGAGACCCAAGGTGGTTGCTGAGTGCACGCTGAGGGAGAGCGCTGCCATCAACCAGATTCTGGGACGCAGG TGGCACACTCTGTCTCGTGAGGAGCAGTCGAAGTACTATGATATGGCCCGCAAGGAGCGACAGCTACACTCCCAACTCTACCCTGGATGGTCAGCTAGAGACAACTAC gggAAGAGGAAGAAAAGGAAGAGAGATGGCAGGCCAGAGGCTGCTCCAGAGGGACAGATGACACACCCCCAGTCAGCTGCTCCAGAGG AGCACTTCTCCGCGCAGCTCAAGAAGTCGTGTGTGTCGTATGGAACTCAGGAGAGACCCAGtgtgtctcacacacacctgacacacacacacctgtcccaggCTAGTCCCGCCTCCTCTCTGGACTCTCCAGCCACGCCCACCACTGCTCTGGCCTCCCCTGCTGCTCCCGCACCCACACACaccgaacacacacactcacactccgaGCACACACATCCTGAGCAGGTccagcccctctccctcaccACCAAACCCCCTCGTCTGCAGTCACACAGGGACACGCACGGTCAGGCTTACACCCACATCCAgtctcacacacattcacatgtattaactcacacacacctccccctgccCCCTACCCCCAATACCTCTTCATCCCCCTACTCTCATCCCCCATTTTCTCTCCACATGAGCTCATCCAGCAAACATACTCCACCACTTCTGTCTCGACCAATCCCCTTTGCCTCTGGCTTAGCTCCTCCCACCTCTATCCACCAATCAACAATGAGCTCCCATCATGCCATGCTCCAGTCCCAGCCACTCTCCCTCGTCACTAGAAATAATAGTTAA
- the LOC135518109 gene encoding transcription factor 7-like 1-B isoform X2 encodes MPQLDGGGGDDLGANDELISFKDEGEQEEKTAENVSSERDLDDVKSSLVNETENSSSSDSEAVSHRRPQHHIPDWESYVRQREFVAEALRRQQHDSGLFKASLYAGYPLLMIPDLGNLTNLGHLGNLGNPYLSPGVLSPGSRTYLQMKWPMLDVPGTSALKDPRSPSPAHMSNKVPVVQHSHLSPFSPLLSYSPDPFPPRTPPPHLSADTGLPPTPHPAELSPYYPLSPGGMEHMTHPLSWLQGQSMYSIPVGGFRPSYPAALALNSSMSSFVSSRFSPHMVPPPQTSVPHPAIVSTAIKQEPRDSNQHGRCAVSMGDREEEKKPHVKKPLNAFMLYMKEQRPKVVAECTLRESAAINQILGRRWHTLSREEQSKYYDMARKERQLHSQLYPGWSARDNYGKRKKRKRDGRPEAAPEGQMTHPQSAAPEEHFSAQLKKSCVSYGTQERPSVSHTHLTHTHLSQASPASSLDSPATPTTALASPAAPAPTHTEHTHSHSEHTHPEQVQPLSLTTKPPRLQSHRDTHGQAYTHIQSHTHSHVLTHTHLPLPPTPNTSSSPYSHPPFSLHMSSSSKHTPPLLSRPIPFASGLAPPTSIHQSTMSSHHAMLQSQPLSLVTRNNS; translated from the exons ATGCCGCAGTtggacggaggaggaggagatgattTGGGAGCCAACGATGAGTTGATCTCGTTTAAAGACGAGGGGGAGCAGGAGGAAAAGACCGCCGAGAATGTGTCCTCTGAGCGGGACCTGGACGATGTCAAGTCTTCACTGGTCAATGAGACGGAGAACAGCAGTTCGTCTGACTCCGAG GCAGTCAGTCATAGACGTCCCCAGCATCACATACCGGATTGGGAGAGTTATGTCAGGCAGAGAGAGTTCGTTGCAGAAG CTCTGAGGAGACAGCAACACGACAGTGGGTTGTTCAAGGCATCTCTGTACGCTGGCTATCCCTTACTGATGATCCCTGACCTGGGTAACCTAACCAACCTGGGCCACTTGGGGAACCTTGGTAACCCCTACCTTTCTCCTGGAGTCCTCTCACCCGGCTCCAGGACG TATCTACAGATGAAGTGGCCCATGCTGGATGTTCCTGGAACTTCTGCTTTAAAAgaccctcgctctccctcccctgctcacatg tCCAATAAGGTACCAGTGGTGCAGCATAGTCACCTGTCCCCCTTTTCCCCACTCCTGTCCTACAGTCCAGACCCCTTCCCTCCACGGacaccccctcctcacctctcagcTGACACGG GtcttccccccaccccccacccagcAGAGCTCTCTCCttactaccctctctctcctggaggcATGGAACACATGACACACCCGCTGAGCTGGCT GCAGGGCCAGTCCATGTACAGTATTCCAGTGGGGGGGTTTAGACCATCCTACCCTGCAGCTCTCGCCCTAAACTCTTCCATGTCCAG CTTTGTGTCCAGTCGTTTCTCACCCCACATGGTCCCGCCTCCCCAGACGTCAGTCCCCCACCCTGCCATCGTTTCCACAGCGATCAAACAGGAACCGAGAGACAGCAACCAGCACGG GAGGTGTGCTGTGTCtatgggggacagagaggaggagaagaagccTCACGTGAAGAAGCCTCTGAATGCCTTTATGCTGTACATGAAGGAGCAGAGACCCAAGGTGGTTGCTGAGTGCACGCTGAGGGAGAGCGCTGCCATCAACCAGATTCTGGGACGCAGG TGGCACACTCTGTCTCGTGAGGAGCAGTCGAAGTACTATGATATGGCCCGCAAGGAGCGACAGCTACACTCCCAACTCTACCCTGGATGGTCAGCTAGAGACAACTAC gggAAGAGGAAGAAAAGGAAGAGAGATGGCAGGCCAGAGGCTGCTCCAGAGGGACAGATGACACACCCCCAGTCAGCTGCTCCAGAGG AGCACTTCTCCGCGCAGCTCAAGAAGTCGTGTGTGTCGTATGGAACTCAGGAGAGACCCAGtgtgtctcacacacacctgacacacacacacctgtcccaggCTAGTCCCGCCTCCTCTCTGGACTCTCCAGCCACGCCCACCACTGCTCTGGCCTCCCCTGCTGCTCCCGCACCCACACACaccgaacacacacactcacactccgaGCACACACATCCTGAGCAGGTccagcccctctccctcaccACCAAACCCCCTCGTCTGCAGTCACACAGGGACACGCACGGTCAGGCTTACACCCACATCCAgtctcacacacattcacatgtattaactcacacacacctccccctgccCCCTACCCCCAATACCTCTTCATCCCCCTACTCTCATCCCCCATTTTCTCTCCACATGAGCTCATCCAGCAAACATACTCCACCACTTCTGTCTCGACCAATCCCCTTTGCCTCTGGCTTAGCTCCTCCCACCTCTATCCACCAATCAACAATGAGCTCCCATCATGCCATGCTCCAGTCCCAGCCACTCTCCCTCGTCACTAGAAATAATAGTTAA
- the LOC135518109 gene encoding transcription factor 7-like 1-B isoform X1: MPQLDGGGGDDLGANDELISFKDEGEQEEKTAENVSSERDLDDVKSSLVNETENSSSSDSEQAVSHRRPQHHIPDWESYVRQREFVAEALRRQQHDSGLFKASLYAGYPLLMIPDLGNLTNLGHLGNLGNPYLSPGVLSPGSRTYLQMKWPMLDVPGTSALKDPRSPSPAHMSNKVPVVQHSHLSPFSPLLSYSPDPFPPRTPPPHLSADTGLPPTPHPAELSPYYPLSPGGMEHMTHPLSWLQGQSMYSIPVGGFRPSYPAALALNSSMSSFVSSRFSPHMVPPPQTSVPHPAIVSTAIKQEPRDSNQHGRCAVSMGDREEEKKPHVKKPLNAFMLYMKEQRPKVVAECTLRESAAINQILGRRWHTLSREEQSKYYDMARKERQLHSQLYPGWSARDNYGKRKKRKRDGRPEAAPEGQMTHPQSAAPEEHFSAQLKKSCVSYGTQERPSVSHTHLTHTHLSQASPASSLDSPATPTTALASPAAPAPTHTEHTHSHSEHTHPEQVQPLSLTTKPPRLQSHRDTHGQAYTHIQSHTHSHVLTHTHLPLPPTPNTSSSPYSHPPFSLHMSSSSKHTPPLLSRPIPFASGLAPPTSIHQSTMSSHHAMLQSQPLSLVTRNNS; encoded by the exons ATGCCGCAGTtggacggaggaggaggagatgattTGGGAGCCAACGATGAGTTGATCTCGTTTAAAGACGAGGGGGAGCAGGAGGAAAAGACCGCCGAGAATGTGTCCTCTGAGCGGGACCTGGACGATGTCAAGTCTTCACTGGTCAATGAGACGGAGAACAGCAGTTCGTCTGACTCCGAG cagGCAGTCAGTCATAGACGTCCCCAGCATCACATACCGGATTGGGAGAGTTATGTCAGGCAGAGAGAGTTCGTTGCAGAAG CTCTGAGGAGACAGCAACACGACAGTGGGTTGTTCAAGGCATCTCTGTACGCTGGCTATCCCTTACTGATGATCCCTGACCTGGGTAACCTAACCAACCTGGGCCACTTGGGGAACCTTGGTAACCCCTACCTTTCTCCTGGAGTCCTCTCACCCGGCTCCAGGACG TATCTACAGATGAAGTGGCCCATGCTGGATGTTCCTGGAACTTCTGCTTTAAAAgaccctcgctctccctcccctgctcacatg tCCAATAAGGTACCAGTGGTGCAGCATAGTCACCTGTCCCCCTTTTCCCCACTCCTGTCCTACAGTCCAGACCCCTTCCCTCCACGGacaccccctcctcacctctcagcTGACACGG GtcttccccccaccccccacccagcAGAGCTCTCTCCttactaccctctctctcctggaggcATGGAACACATGACACACCCGCTGAGCTGGCT GCAGGGCCAGTCCATGTACAGTATTCCAGTGGGGGGGTTTAGACCATCCTACCCTGCAGCTCTCGCCCTAAACTCTTCCATGTCCAG CTTTGTGTCCAGTCGTTTCTCACCCCACATGGTCCCGCCTCCCCAGACGTCAGTCCCCCACCCTGCCATCGTTTCCACAGCGATCAAACAGGAACCGAGAGACAGCAACCAGCACGG GAGGTGTGCTGTGTCtatgggggacagagaggaggagaagaagccTCACGTGAAGAAGCCTCTGAATGCCTTTATGCTGTACATGAAGGAGCAGAGACCCAAGGTGGTTGCTGAGTGCACGCTGAGGGAGAGCGCTGCCATCAACCAGATTCTGGGACGCAGG TGGCACACTCTGTCTCGTGAGGAGCAGTCGAAGTACTATGATATGGCCCGCAAGGAGCGACAGCTACACTCCCAACTCTACCCTGGATGGTCAGCTAGAGACAACTAC gggAAGAGGAAGAAAAGGAAGAGAGATGGCAGGCCAGAGGCTGCTCCAGAGGGACAGATGACACACCCCCAGTCAGCTGCTCCAGAGG AGCACTTCTCCGCGCAGCTCAAGAAGTCGTGTGTGTCGTATGGAACTCAGGAGAGACCCAGtgtgtctcacacacacctgacacacacacacctgtcccaggCTAGTCCCGCCTCCTCTCTGGACTCTCCAGCCACGCCCACCACTGCTCTGGCCTCCCCTGCTGCTCCCGCACCCACACACaccgaacacacacactcacactccgaGCACACACATCCTGAGCAGGTccagcccctctccctcaccACCAAACCCCCTCGTCTGCAGTCACACAGGGACACGCACGGTCAGGCTTACACCCACATCCAgtctcacacacattcacatgtattaactcacacacacctccccctgccCCCTACCCCCAATACCTCTTCATCCCCCTACTCTCATCCCCCATTTTCTCTCCACATGAGCTCATCCAGCAAACATACTCCACCACTTCTGTCTCGACCAATCCCCTTTGCCTCTGGCTTAGCTCCTCCCACCTCTATCCACCAATCAACAATGAGCTCCCATCATGCCATGCTCCAGTCCCAGCCACTCTCCCTCGTCACTAGAAATAATAGTTAA